In Cicer arietinum cultivar CDC Frontier isolate Library 1 chromosome 1, Cicar.CDCFrontier_v2.0, whole genome shotgun sequence, one DNA window encodes the following:
- the LOC101504111 gene encoding transcription factor TCP3-like has translation MSGEIVEVDGGHIIRSRGRKDRHSKVCTAKGPRDRRVRLSAHTAIQFYDVQDRLGYDRPSKALDWLINKAKPAIDQLAQLPPWKPTLLTKQQQNDDVPQNQNEHEFHFLQNFNSNNNNFLPFDTETTSSSPIHFQSYSTHDDLRLSLQQHQNQHVHPHVLFAGNLDGMVAWNSGATIDTGSNNNNNNHHHDDVNSGGGFVFHAATPSPAVFPAVMYGQNQYLSQRGPLQSSNTSSVRAWIDAPTFVAADHRRGHAVAMSGTGFVSDSFSGFRVPARIGGDEEEEHDGLSDRPSSASSDSRR, from the coding sequence ATGAGTGGAGAGATAGTGGAGGTTGACGGTGGTCACATTATACGGTCAAGAGGTAGAAAAGACCGTCACAGTAAAGTATGCACCGCCAAAGGCCCAAGAGACCGACGGGTCCGTCTTTCGGCCCACACCGCTATTCAATTCTACGATGTACAAGATCGATTGGGCTATGACCGGCCCAGTAAAGCCCTTGATTGGCTCATTAATAAAGCCAAGCCCGCCATCGATCAACTCGCTCAACTTCCTCCGTGGAAACCTACTCTCCTCACTAAACAACAGCAAAACGACGACGTTCCACAAAACCAAAACGAACACGAGTTTCACTTTCTTCAGAACTTCaatagcaacaacaacaattttcttCCGTTTGATACTGAAACGACGTCGTCTTCGCCGATTCACTTTCAAAGCTATAGTACTCATGATGACTTGAGGCTCTCGCTTCAACAACATCAGAACCAGCACGTGCATCCGCACGTGCTTTTCGCCGGAAACCTTGATGGAATGGTAGCATGGAATTCCGGTGCTACTATTGATACtggtagtaataataataataataatcatcatCATGATGATGTTAATTCCGGTGGAGGTTTTGTGTTTCATGCAGCTACACCGTCGCCGGCGGTTTTTCCGGCGGTGATGTATGGTCAGAATCAGTATCTTTCACAGAGGGGACCCCTTCAGTCCAGTAACACTTCTTCAGTTCGTGCTTGGATAGATGCGCCGACGTTTGTTGCCGCTGATCACCGACGTGGTCATGCGGTTGCTATGTCGGGTACCGGATTTGTTTCTGACAGCTTTTCCGGTTTCCGCGTGCCGGCACGAATTGGGGGTGATGAGGAGGAGGAGCATGATGGTTTATCTGACAGACCGTCCTCTGCTTCATCCGATTCTCGCCGTTGA
- the LOC101504422 gene encoding protein IQ-DOMAIN 10 isoform X1: protein MGPKKWFKIIIRRKKPKEDKSKQEQVHSTAEIPNESSNGKQSPHEESSSTPNEGLMLDGTVPSRLIDDIAATRIQNAFRSFMARRTFQHRQGAEKFEALIQDHMAREQTSTTLNYIHSWSRIQDQIKARRVCMITEATIKQKKLENQLKLESKINELEVEWCSGSETMEEILSRIHQREEAAIKRERAMAYAFSHQVILQWRPNCSQYFGQASYSLGKESWGWSWMERWVAARPWEVRVQVQSPKTKKLNGQQQKTKLDKMNHNETKSPLAKAALSNGKETEKGKKHSIRTG, encoded by the exons ATGGGTCCAAAGAAATggtttaaaataataatcagaAGGAAGAAACCGAAGGAAGATAAATCCAAACAAGAAcag GTACATTCTACTGCTGAAATACCAAATGAATCCTCCAATGGGAAGCAAAGCCCTCATGAAGAGTCAAGTAGCACTCCCAATGAAGGTTTGATGCTGGACGGGACAGTTCCCTCGAGGTTGATTGACGATATTGCTGCTACTCGGATTCAAAATGCATTTCGTTCATTTATG GCAAGAAGGACATTTCAACATCGACAGGGAGCAGAGAAATTTGAAGCTTTAATTCAAGACCACATGGCCAGAGAGCAAACATCAACTACACTTAACTACATACATTCATGGAGCAGAATACAAGATCAAATTAAAGCTCGCAGAGTCTGTATGATAACAGAAGCCACAATTAAGCAAAAGAAATTGGAAAACCAATTAAAACTTGAATCTAAGATTAATGAGCTTGAG GTGGAATGGTGCAGTGGTTCTGAAACAATGGAAGAGATACTTTCCAGGATACATCAGCGAGAAGAAGCAGCAATTAAACGAGAGCGAGCCATGGCATACGCTTTCTCTCATCAG GTGATATTGCAGTGGAGGCCAAACTGTAGCCAGTATTTTGGACAGGCTTCTTATAGCCTTGGTAAAGAAAGCTGGGGTTGGAGCTGGATGGAGCGTTGGGTTGCAGCACGTCCTTGGGAAGTCCGGGTTCAAGTTCAGTCCCCCAAAACAAAGAAACTCAATGGCCAGCAGCAGAAAACCAAGTTAGATAAGATGAACCACAACGAAACCAAATCACCCTTGGCTAAAGCTGCCCTGTCAAATGGGAAGGAGACtgagaaaggaaagaaacacAGCATTAGGACTGGCTAA
- the LOC101504422 gene encoding protein IQ-DOMAIN 10 isoform X2, whose amino-acid sequence MGPKKWFKIIIRRKKPKEDKSKQEQVHSTAEIPNESSNGKQSPHEESSSTPNEGLMLDGTVPSRLIDDIAATRIQNAFRSFMARRTFQHRQGAEKFEALIQDHMAREQTSTTLNYIHSWSRIQDQIKARRVCMITEATIKQKKLENQLKLESKINELEVEWCSGSETMEEILSRIHQREEAAIKRERAMAYAFSHQWRPNCSQYFGQASYSLGKESWGWSWMERWVAARPWEVRVQVQSPKTKKLNGQQQKTKLDKMNHNETKSPLAKAALSNGKETEKGKKHSIRTG is encoded by the exons ATGGGTCCAAAGAAATggtttaaaataataatcagaAGGAAGAAACCGAAGGAAGATAAATCCAAACAAGAAcag GTACATTCTACTGCTGAAATACCAAATGAATCCTCCAATGGGAAGCAAAGCCCTCATGAAGAGTCAAGTAGCACTCCCAATGAAGGTTTGATGCTGGACGGGACAGTTCCCTCGAGGTTGATTGACGATATTGCTGCTACTCGGATTCAAAATGCATTTCGTTCATTTATG GCAAGAAGGACATTTCAACATCGACAGGGAGCAGAGAAATTTGAAGCTTTAATTCAAGACCACATGGCCAGAGAGCAAACATCAACTACACTTAACTACATACATTCATGGAGCAGAATACAAGATCAAATTAAAGCTCGCAGAGTCTGTATGATAACAGAAGCCACAATTAAGCAAAAGAAATTGGAAAACCAATTAAAACTTGAATCTAAGATTAATGAGCTTGAG GTGGAATGGTGCAGTGGTTCTGAAACAATGGAAGAGATACTTTCCAGGATACATCAGCGAGAAGAAGCAGCAATTAAACGAGAGCGAGCCATGGCATACGCTTTCTCTCATCAG TGGAGGCCAAACTGTAGCCAGTATTTTGGACAGGCTTCTTATAGCCTTGGTAAAGAAAGCTGGGGTTGGAGCTGGATGGAGCGTTGGGTTGCAGCACGTCCTTGGGAAGTCCGGGTTCAAGTTCAGTCCCCCAAAACAAAGAAACTCAATGGCCAGCAGCAGAAAACCAAGTTAGATAAGATGAACCACAACGAAACCAAATCACCCTTGGCTAAAGCTGCCCTGTCAAATGGGAAGGAGACtgagaaaggaaagaaacacAGCATTAGGACTGGCTAA